The following nucleotide sequence is from Trueperaceae bacterium.
GGGGAAGCATGACGACGGATCTAAGCTCACTTAACGACCAAAACATTAACGAAACAGCTGAAGATGACACTAATGAGTCTTACTACCTAGCTTCTAGCTGGCAGCTTATGCGGCGCAAATTTTTTAAACATAAGCTAGCTCTTTTCGGTGGCCTAGTACTACTGATCCTTTATATTGTCGGTCCCCTATTTGCTGGGTTTTTCTCACCAGCTGATGTGATGCATCGTCACCGGGGTTACGTACTTGCCCCACCCCAGGTTCCTCAGATTTTCCATGAGGGTCGTCTTAAACGACCATTTGTATACGGATACGATCTTAGCAGGGACATGGAAACTCTCCGACGAATCTATACGAAAAATAAAACGAAAGTTCACCCAATCAATTTTTTTGTTCGAGGTCATGAATACAAGCTCCTTGGTTTGTTTCCGACGGATGTGCATTTTATTGGTGTGAAAGACGGCACCATGTTCTTATTTGGCACTGATGAACTTGGCCGCGATATGTTGTCTCGCACCATACGGGGAGCCCGCGTATCTTTAATGATTGGGTTACTGGGGGTGACAATTAGCTTCATCCTAGGATGTGCTTTGGGGGGAATATCAGGGTATTTTGGTGGCGCGGCAGACATGCTTATTCAGCGCATTATTGAATTCCTGATTTCGATACCAAGCATCCCACTCTGGATGGTGCTAGCCTCTGCAGTTCCAGTAATATGGCCACCAGTCAGAACGTACTTTATGATTACAATAATACTTTCGATTATTGGGTGGACCGGCCTAGCTCGAATCGTCCGGGGTAAATTATTGCAACTCCGCGAAGAAGATTTCGTCATGGCAGCCACCGTTTACGGAGCTTCAGACGGTCGAATCATAACTAGGCACCTTCTTCCCGGCTTTCTTAGTTACTTAATTGTTCACCTGACGTTGTCAGTCCCCTCAATGATCCTTGCCGAGACTGCACTATCGTTTATAGGAGTTGGTCTTCGAGCACCTGTAATAAGTTGGGGAGTACAACTGCAACAGGCCCAAAACGTGCGTACAATAGCGCTACAACCATGGCTCCTCATACCGGCTCTGTTTGTCGTGATTACGGTATTGTGCTTCAATTTCCTAGGAGATGGCTTGCGCGACGCGGCTGATCCCTACAAACAATAAGAAATCGGAGAAACCAATTATGACTGCATCTTCGCGTTGGAGCGCTCGTGCTGGAAACGGCTGTGTTTTTGTAGATGATTCAGAACTAGATAGAGTTATTTTGCAGCATCAAGTCCGTTCGGGCCTCATGCCGTATATTCATCCTTTACGTTTGGCTAGTGGTAGAGCGTGCCTTACAGAGGATAGCCCCTGGCATCATCCCCATCAACACGGCATTCAGCTCGCATTCACGAACGTAAACGGCTGCGATTTTTGGCACTACCCTGGCCAGAAGGCTGACCAAATGGTTGGTCTGATTCAAGCGTCGGACCCGCAAATTCAAAATAATAGTAATAAGGCATCCTGGGTAATACAAACTGTTTGGAAGCATAAGGATGGTAGTCATCTTTTAGCTGGCAAGCAGAACTGGTCGCTAACAGGACAAGATGACCTTATTTTTGTTGATTTAGATTGGACGCTTCGTTCAATTACTGATGTGACAATCAAGGAATATCCATACGGCGGGCTATTCATTAGAATGCCGTTCCGATCTGAGTATGGAGCTACCGTGATTAATTCTCAAGGACTTAAAGACCTTGATACTGAACAGCAGGAAGCATCCTGGGTTGACTTGCATATGCCTATTGAACATGCTCGGTATCTAGGTGACGGTAAAGTAGAAAGCAGTCCGTTGCAAGGGGGGATCGCTGTGTTTGATCACCCCGATAACCTGGGACACCCTGTAAAATGGCGAGTAGATCACCAACGAGGCATCAATCCATCGCCCTGTATTAAGGGCAACGTCGAGCTGCCTTCCGGCACAGCGCTACAACTTCGATATCGACTTGTGCTTCATGGCGATTCATTGACAGCTGAAAAATTAGATGGCCTCTGGGATGAATACGCTAAGCCAGTATGACTCACAGGCTGGAAAGATATGTCCTAGGTTCGTCCTGGTAAATCAATTCAGCGGTACGAGAACAACATATTCGTTGAACCTTTAAGCTGGCATTCGAACGTCAATCTTATTCCCCAAACGAGGGTTCCTAACCGGCTTTTTGGTTGACTGAACACTACTTTATGGCTTATCCTGCACCTTAAGAGTTGTTAATTCGGGTAATTTAAAGGGGAGGTGGCCTCTTCAACCGGTACTAGATCTGTACATGGTTGATCCGAAATAACATTATTAGGGATCAAAATCCAGGGTGAAGCCTAACCTGGATAAGAGAGAAACCTTGTGTAGTGGGAAAGTTTGCTTTTAGAAGGGAATTAAAACGTGATTAGAACCTTTAAAGCAGTAACCGCAGTAGCGATTCTTAGTTTGCTTGCAAGTCTAGCTATGGGGCAATACAGCGAATCGCCTTATGATGCAGCGAAAGTAGCGGCGGGCGAATTACCGGCCCTCGCTGAGCGTCTACCTGACCAGCCTTCGGTGGTTTCTCCACAAGAGGGTGAAATTGGTGTTTACGGTGGGCAGTTCAATGTTTTTGCTGACGCCATTCACCCTTGGAACGATCTTACTGAAGAGCCCGCTCGGGGTCCGTTCCTACTTAACATGACTTTGGATAACACTTTCGAGCCGGATCTTGCGCTTAACTACTCGTTCTCCGATGACTTCACGGAATTCACATTAAACTTACGACCCGGTATGAAGTGGTCTAACGGAGATCCCTTCACATCTGAGGATTTTCGCTTTAAGCGCGAAGATATGCGCGATTTCGATAAAGCTTGGACTCAGGAGCAGTTTGGCACGACAACTGGTTATCCAGAAATCGTTGATGACTACACAGTAGTTCTGCACCTCGGTGAGCCTATACCGGCTACGCTACTTAATATGGTTCACTGGAAGGGTGGCGAGTGGTCGCTATTCCATCCCAGCAAATACCTCAAGAAGTGGCACGGTGACCATAACGAAAATGCTGACGCCTTAGCAGTTGAAGAAGGATTCATTAACTGGCAAGAAGCGTTCGGCTGGCATTCAGAGTTCAACCCACTTAACGACTGGCAAAAACCAACCACCCAATACTGGATGCCTCTAGAGTTCTCAACTACAGCTAGATTGTACGAACGGAACCCTTACATGGCGCAGGTAGATACTGCTGGTCAGCAACTCCCTTACGTAGACCGTGTGTTATCGCAGGTTGTGGATCCAGAAACCGCCCAATTAAAAATCATTACGGGTGAAGCTGATCTTGCATGGGGTAGAGTCTCCTTCGCTAACTACTCTCTATATAAGGAGAACGAAGCTTCCGGTAATTACGAAGTTAACCTATTACCGTCATTCCAGTCAGGTGCTATCGTTTACCACCCCAACCTTGACCACCCAGACCCAGTCAAGAGAGATCTTTTTCAGAACCTAGACTTCCGCCGGGCCCTTTCGGTAGCCCTAGATCGGCAAGAAATGAACGAGATTGTTTACAGCGGGTTTGGTGTGCCACTACAGCACACAGTCGTTAGAACCTCCTCGTTCTACCAACCCAAGTGGGGCCAGAACGCTGCAGAGTTCGATCNGGACCAGGCGAATGCTCTCCTTGATGGCTTAGGCTTAACCGAGAAGAACGCCGCGGGAATCCGGTTACGACCAGATGATGGCAAACCCCTCCAAATCATTATTGAGATGGAAAATGGAGCTCCTGCTGACCAGTTGCAAATACACGAGCTAACAGCCGATTACTGGCGTAGTGTTGGTATTGAGGTGTTGATCAGAGGACTGGGTGCTGGTGCTTCTAGACCCGAATACGAGACTATGGAGTGGGACGTTTGGATTTCTCAGCAGAACCGTGGTGAGATGTACGTAACCCTCCTCGATGACGTAGAACTTCAGGGATTCCGTCACTGGGGCTGGACCCAATGGGTTAGGGCCAATGAAGAGATAGAACAGGGTTACAAGACTGCTGCTGACTTCCCAGATGGACTTCCTGGTGCAGAACCACCACCAGAAGTCTTCCACATGTATCGTGTGTATAAGGATCTTCAGGACACCGTGTTCGGTAGCCCCGAGTACCGGCTTCTTGCTACCGAGTACTTCGGTAAGTTTAATGACAACCTTTACACAATCGGAACGGTCGCTGAAAACCCGATTCTGTTTATTGCCCGTCCTGATGTTGGCAACATACCCACCCAGCTACCCCCGTGGTTAGAAGGTGCTTTGGACTTGAACCACTTCTCCGGAACTTGGTTCTATCGGCAGTAAATAAGTCTAGTAAATAAAAGCCGTAAATAAGCGGCATATGGAGGCCCCCGGAAAAAATTTCGGGGGCCTCTTAACGGTGAAAAGTCAACGAGGAAAGAAGATCATCAGTACTAGGATAACGGGTGTTGTTTTTTTGATTGGTACGTTCCCTAATTCGGACTTTAGTCCTGTGATTACTACCAAAGGCTGGCGAACAGAAGGAGTTGATGATCAGCCAACCGGCACGGAGTTAATCACAGGGTAATGAGCTTTCAGGAGATTGGTAAATCGATAGCCCGGCTTAGAATTGAAATTAATATAGTAAAAAAGAAAAGCGTTCGAATAACAAAACAAGTTATAGATGTTTGATAATCAGGAAACTGAGATCAAGTGATGTCCCGATTAAAACGGGACCAACCAGATTATTTGTAATCCATCCGATGGACCTCTATGACAGTCAGTCTATCCAAGAATTCCTATGAAAAAATTTTCAATCGGGTAGGAGTCAATTAACAGGTACCTACCTTCATTAAGTGGAATTATGAGTTGTTCTTCCGAAATGGTTAAACTTTTTTGTTATTGAGGTTGGGATTTATTGAGATGGTTTTTTAGGTACCTGAGCCTTATGGTGTGTTTATGCAGTTGTATAGCCAGCATGTGTGTTTGAAGATGATGTCCCATGTGCGGTTCGTGGTTATGTTCGTGAAGGTTTCTTGTGTGCCGTCTGGCCAAATTATTGCGACGGTGGGGTTGGTGTTGTTGTCTAGGCCAAAGTGAAGGGCGGTGTCGTTNCCTGCTCCGAAACTAGAGCCGCTTTTTACTTCTTGCATTCGNGTGGNGCCGTCTGTTGTGGTGACGTACACTCGTGCACCTATGGCGTCCCTATTTATCGGGCTTCTTCCTTCAAGGCGAATTGTTAACCAATTGTTGTTTGCTCCTATGTGTCCGGTATTGTGGTGGAGTGCGTAGCCAATGTTGAAATTACCAACAATGAAGTCGATGAAGCCGTCATTATCGTAATCAGCGTAAGCGGTACCTAGGCTAGGCTTTGGGTCATCTTGCCAATCGGATATCCTCACAGAGCGAAACGTTCCATTACCCTGGTTTCTGTAAAGAATGTTGGGGAAGGGAAATAACATTCCCATTGGTGCAGAATGAAAATCTTGTTCAGTCGTAAGGTGAGTGGTTGTTAAGAAAAGGTCTAGCCAGCTGTCGTTATCGTAATCGAAAAACGCGGTACCCCATCCTACGGTCCCCCCAGGGCCGGTTACACCAGCTCTTGCAGAGATATTCTGAAATACCCCGTTATCGTTTACTAGTAGGGCAGCAGGTAAAGCTGCGAGACCTGGATCAGTCATATCAGAAAATGCTAAGTCTAGGTCTAAATCATTATCAAAATCACCAACAGCTAAGCCCATTCCGCCTGCAACTATCCCCGTATTCGTTTCTCTAGATGCGTTAGACCAGCACCATCCTTCACAGCCCGCGCCATCATTACGCCACATTACATTACCTATCGGGTTATGAGCCATGTCGTTAACAACATAAATGTCTAAATCAGAATCCCCATCAAAGTCGACGAAACTCACAGCGAAAGCTGCTCCTTCTAGCATGGTTTTTTCCAACAGGTAACTAGCATCCTCAACGGAGCCGTTACCTAGGTTACGGTAAAGCTTGTCTCTAGCTAAAGCATTGTCAATGGGAAGGCATTCAGGGTAGCAAGACCAATTAGCGACGAATAGATCAAGTAAACCATCCTCGTCATAGTCTCCCCAAGCTGCACTACTACCCTTTCCCAAGTCACCAACTCCAGCAATATCAGTGGTATCTGTAAAGCCTCTACCGTTCTCATTACGGAGAAGGACGTTAGCCCCATGGGCCAAGACATAAAGATCTTTAAAACCGTCATTATCGTAATCGGCCCAGACCGCGCCACCAGTCCAGACCCCGGCCAGAGCGGTATCCTCAAGGGAATTTGAAACTACAAAAGTCCCATCTCCGAGGTTCCGGTACAGCGAGCTTGATTCAGTACCTCCAGAAAGGAATAAATCAACCCAGCCATCGTTATCGTAATCCCCCCAAGCTAGACCTGTAGAAATATAGCCGGTACTGATAAAGCGGCCAAGAAACTTTGACCAGACACCACCGTGAGGAGTATTGATACCTGCGTCTTGAGTAACCTCAGCGAAAGGGGCAGGCGTAATCATATTCTGGCTTATCGCCGAGGGGGTTAAAACCACTACCGCCACAACCAAAATAGCGGTGATACTCATAAGAGCAAATGCCGGGTGAAGTATTAGCTCGGACCGATTTTTACGCACACCTAATATTATCGCACCACTATTACGGTGTTGGCCAAGAGTGAGTAGTCTCTAGATTGGGTTGAGGTGAAATAGGCCCTAAGGCCTCCTGCTCTGCTATATTGGCTAAACATTGGTTACTAGATGGATTATCTAGGTTATTTCGGAGGTTAGTCGTGCTTTTTAGGGTTAGTGTTTTGGGTTTGATTTTATTTCTCTTGTTGAGCGTGGTCGCCCAAGAGGCCTCCCACAATAGGGTGTTAGGGCCTGAGTTTAATCTTTACGATGGGGATTTCATTCCTGAGCATCATCCTGATATTGATACTCTTGTTAGTTACATGTCGGTGGAGGATGCAATTAGTATTCTTCAGCGGGAGTTAGCTGGTGCGCAGTTTATTGGTCTTGACGGTGTTATGGCGGAACACTGGGGAAACACTAGTGGTGGGGAGGATGTTACTCCTCAAGCTGCTGCTGTGCAGACTTTAAAAGTTGATGAGCGTGGGATCACTTGGCAGGCAGGATCTTATGGAGATTTGTTTGCTTTTGGGTTTGANTCTGCCGTGCAGTTGTGGACTAGGTTTTCCATGGCTATGCGGGATACGTGTTCGGGTGAGGACTCACCTCAAGGNGTAGTTCTGTATTTACTTACAGAAGACGGCGCTTACGATGTTTTTGATTTTCCTGTTCAGTTCAGTAAGATCGTGCCTCTGCATCCCTCTTTGTTGCCAGCGCAACCTGCCGTGCGTAGCGCTTTGCCTCTTACCGAACCAGCATTATTTATGGGTGAAGGTCGGCCTGAAGGTTTTGCCGTATGCTGTTTCAGCTCCACCGGACTTGGGCAAGAACAGGAACCACAAATGTCTCTTGATGTTTTACCTCTCGTGATAGCAGCCTTTAAAAGGCTCGGAGCAAATATCACGATTCCTGAGTACGATGGCCTTCTATTTGAAGTGCCACTATCCACCCCTAATGGTGGGGAAATTGACAACATTCTTAAGGTTTGCAACATGAGTGGCCCTCATAATCAACGTGTGGTTCTGTGCCAGTATGTACAGCTCCAGAGCCTGGCATACATGAAACATAATGATGAATTCTATCCTCAGTATTCCGTCCCTTGTGCTAAGGAATGGCCGGGTGATTATCGGGCACAAAGCGAGTGTGTCGAATTCACTATGATGACTCACAAATTATTAACCCGTGAGATGACGGAAAGCGACGATGTTAACGGCGATTGATTTGACTCTATCAGTATCGGNCGGNGTNTCTCATGCATTGTGTTTTTGGTGTATCCTTTACGCTGTTTATCGTATGCCTGAACGATTATGTTTTGGAGGTGAAGAATGATACCCCGATTTCCCGTATTAACCTTGGCTGGTTGCATCTTAGTGTTAACTAGCTTGAGCTTAGCGCAACATGGGGCAGTAACAAAGACGCTGGGGCCTGAGTTTAATCTTTATGA
It contains:
- a CDS encoding peptide ABC transporter permease, which translates into the protein MTTDLSSLNDQNINETAEDDTNESYYLASSWQLMRRKFFKHKLALFGGLVLLILYIVGPLFAGFFSPADVMHRHRGYVLAPPQVPQIFHEGRLKRPFVYGYDLSRDMETLRRIYTKNKTKVHPINFFVRGHEYKLLGLFPTDVHFIGVKDGTMFLFGTDELGRDMLSRTIRGARVSLMIGLLGVTISFILGCALGGISGYFGGAADMLIQRIIEFLISIPSIPLWMVLASAVPVIWPPVRTYFMITIILSIIGWTGLARIVRGKLLQLREEDFVMAATVYGASDGRIITRHLLPGFLSYLIVHLTLSVPSMILAETALSFIGVGLRAPVISWGVQLQQAQNVRTIALQPWLLIPALFVVITVLCFNFLGDGLRDAADPYKQ